The following proteins are co-located in the Primulina tabacum isolate GXHZ01 chromosome 11, ASM2559414v2, whole genome shotgun sequence genome:
- the LOC142519810 gene encoding LOW QUALITY PROTEIN: flavonoid 4'-O-methyltransferase 3-like (The sequence of the model RefSeq protein was modified relative to this genomic sequence to represent the inferred CDS: deleted 1 base in 1 codon), with amino-acid sequence MESKAKTQSQLQEKETQAAQVDIWKYVFAFTPMAVLKCAIELQISETVESHGVSITLPELSVALHCSSSALHRIMRYLIYHGFFKQTRIIRDDESSLCYTQTPHSRLLLKDGMAAFILLESSPVMLAPWHGLSGRAMLKGASPFGAAHGGVDLWKYAAENPDYSKLINDAMACHARLVFSAIVDRYPEAFEGISSLVDVGGGGGDGTALNALVKTCPWIRGVNYDLPHVISVAPPRQGVEHVGGDMFKMVPRGDAAFLMWVLHDWSDDECIQILRNCMEEIPWDKGKVIIVEAVVEEGEGVDQYSEVRLALDMGMMAHTEKGKERTWEEWGCLLNEVGFTKYTEKRIENVLSVIEAYPRWILKCHPHCTIWSKVCDHHYNIVVVNSHARNAIIMFYFLKIASSSLFPFLTVKCHSKSKTTSHCAHRFPSKISKEHIQQTT; translated from the exons ATGGAATCCAAAGCCAAAACACAATCACAACTCCAAGAAAAAGAAACACAAGCTGCCCAGGTGGATATATGGAAGTATGTATTTGCTTTCACTCCAATGGCAGTACTAAAATGTGCTATAGAACTCCAAATATCTGAGACCGTTGAATCACATGGCGTATCCATCACGCTCCCGGAGCTATCCGTCGCCTTGCACTGCTCCTCCTCTGCCCTCCACCGTATCATGAGATACTTGATCTACCACGGTTTCTTCAAGCAGACTCGGATAATTCGAGACGATGAATCATCACTCTGCTACACCCAAACGCCACATTCTCGATTGCTTTTGAAAGATGGCATGGCTGCTTTCATCCTGCTTGAGAGCAGCCCCGTGATGCTCGCCCCGTGGCATGGCCTAAGCGGACGTGCTATGCTGAAAGGTGCTTCTCCGTTTGGGGCCGCACATGGCGGGGTCGACTTGTGGAAATATGCGGCAGAAAATCCTGATTATAGTAAATTGATCAATGATGCGATGGCATGCCATGCGAGGTTGGTGTTTTCAGCAATCGTTGATCGGTATCCTGAGGCGTTCGAGGGGATCAGTTCTTTGGTGGACGTTGGTGGTGGC GGTGGGGATGGGACGGCCCTTAACGCCTTGGTGAAGACTTGTCCGTGGATTCGAGGGGTTAACTACGATCTCCCGCATGTCATATCTGTCGCACCGCCTCGTCAAGGTGTGGAGCATGTTGGTGGCGACATGTTCAAAATGGTTCCCAGGGGCGATGCCGCTTTTCTTATG tgggTGTTACACGATTGGAGCGACGACGAATGCATTCAAATACTGCGAAATTGTATGGAAGAGATTCCTTGGGACAAGGGGAAGGTGATCATCGTGGAGGCGGTGGTCGAAGAAGGCGAAGGGGTTGATCAGTATAGCGAGGTTCGTTTGGCGTTGGACATGGGGATGATGGCTCACACGGAGAAAGGAAAAGAAAGAACTTGGGAAGAATGGGGATGCTTGTTGAACGAGGTTGGCTTTACAAAATACACAGAGAAACGCATTGAAAATGTTTTATCTGTTATAGAAGCTTACCCACGATGGATCTTGAAATGCCATCCTCATTGTACAATTTGGTCAAAAGTGTGCGATCAT cACTACAATATTGTTGTGGTGAATTCACATGCACGAAATGcaataattatgttttattttcttaaaatagcTTCTTCTTCTTTATTTCCCTTTTTAACGGTGAAATGCCACTCGAAGTCAAAAACCACTTCGCATTGTGCTCATCGTTTTCCATCTAAAATTAGTAAAGAGCACATTCAACAGACGACCTAA